The Enterococcus sp. 7F3_DIV0205 genome has a window encoding:
- the liaF gene encoding cell wall-active antibiotics response protein LiaF, which produces MNNPWRFFIVVESLLFILALWQIIHNPGLAVLLVLGILSVVYAMKKVHRSNFNNFQLVLGIILILIGVMNSPAFWLMLVFAVLFVGLKGVEIAGVDITQRAPWRKKQMIMVETTNVEPKSGRRFKRPWFANERIGSNVYEWNDINIDILSGDTIVDLGNTLLPKDDSIIIIRKGFGRTRILVPLGVAVMLEHSTFYGNVNFEEEKYHLKNESLKVYSNDFDTNNRRLKIITNTLVGDLEVIRV; this is translated from the coding sequence ATGAATAACCCATGGCGTTTTTTTATTGTAGTAGAATCATTACTTTTTATTTTAGCTTTATGGCAAATTATACATAACCCAGGTCTAGCTGTTTTATTAGTGTTGGGTATCTTAAGTGTTGTATATGCAATGAAAAAAGTTCATCGCAGTAATTTCAATAACTTTCAATTAGTATTAGGAATCATTTTAATTTTGATCGGAGTAATGAATAGTCCCGCTTTTTGGCTGATGTTAGTATTTGCTGTTTTGTTTGTTGGCTTAAAGGGTGTAGAGATCGCTGGCGTTGATATCACACAACGAGCTCCATGGAGAAAGAAACAAATGATTATGGTAGAAACGACAAATGTAGAACCGAAAAGCGGTCGTCGTTTTAAGCGTCCATGGTTTGCCAATGAGCGTATAGGAAGCAATGTTTACGAGTGGAATGACATCAATATAGATATTCTTTCTGGTGATACGATCGTTGACTTAGGCAATACATTATTACCTAAAGATGATAGCATTATCATTATTCGTAAAGGTTTTGGTCGGACGAGAATTTTGGTTCCATTAGGTGTTGCTGTGATGTTGGAACATTCAACTTTCTATGGAAATGTTAACTTTGAAGAAGAAAAATACCATCTGAAAAATGAATCTTTAAAAGTCTATAGCAATGACT